A window of the Deltaproteobacteria bacterium genome harbors these coding sequences:
- a CDS encoding S8 family serine peptidase: MANRFRINPLYLLLVFLWGLQPLPLEAAWEKNVILVELERGGATLEKIYKKVGRPTVTPLFRKGGRTPLARFYKLSFPQNIPDFDFLSLLLLKIPGIKTVSPNFLLELETIPDDPYFLSSSSWGQGIRDMWGLEIIGAPEAWEITTGDPDLMIAVVDSGLDLDHPDIVGNVFSNLSEQTGSTGVDDDGNGYQDDIHGYDFVSEDGDPSDDHGHGTHVAGTIAAVGDNGSGIVGVLWSGKILSVKACSADARCPSDLVANAVVYAVDQGASIINLSLGGVGRVPALEEAVEYAHSNGVVIVAAAGNSRTNAAFHFPSSYPGAISVAASTSLDQRASFSNYGVEIDVAAPGGGEAADVDSGRSILSLRAEGTDMYGGGIQIVGSNYYRARGTSMASPHVTGAVGLLLSHDPSLTPEEIRQRLRMSAEDIEETGWDLEVGYGRLNLPRTLLEQPTCEAVISSPQNYAILREDEVMIEGQVGGRDFSRFTLEWGRGMSAVEWVTIAEGAAPIAEGLIGELSLDPSQIGGQSLRLRVYDDEGRLCGEERRFFQYAPLRARVSIREAISEQRLGFSLAAGDLDHDGKADLLIGAPSCESPYQCSSMTNEDGEVYLVYGGTSGLGHDVSVGDVTLFPVSWRDDASHRLGVSLEIADINGDSYGDILMGIPGAADNGVFSGKICLFLGGARSSSTWTREMSLTTADYCFYGEEAGDRLGYHLTTGDFDGDGARDIATSACGHDEAGSDFGKVYIIYGRDRSSWGVSAGIEGSSGTSLTGTASISFRCSDSYFGEGIDISRAGDFNGDGIDDLVIGNPVTIQERTYLFLGNRSGIPSGSFSDATLILESSAYDYFGITALGVGDMNGDGLDEIMVGSDGLFVFGVLGAAHLFLGDSTLTGIYDYTELPHAVFSTISSFDRGGRVIQRLGDLNEDGLDDIALGASGSDLLGGFSSGIAYVRLGSPSFSSDIFPHIASYVLKDGEEESILSRPTQFGRSIVSGDFDGDGDLDIAVSAAGDHSTVYLFFPADRCGDGVIDFQEGCDDGNTLDGDGCSSSCQTEAICGDGLLSEGEECDDGNTELEACVYGLTSCDVCDSTCHLRSGETSFCGDGELDSLQGEECDNGALNNDSLPDACRANCQSARCGDSVRDSGERCDDGNRDDRDGCTVTCWSCIGRGQPAGVFGIPGQECCPGLELNRTGLYCTEPTSWRFLEIPVDFLRRFKFFRPLP; encoded by the coding sequence ATGGCAAACCGGTTCCGAATAAATCCCCTCTATCTTCTTCTTGTTTTCCTGTGGGGTCTTCAACCACTCCCTCTGGAGGCGGCATGGGAAAAGAACGTTATCTTGGTTGAATTGGAAAGGGGGGGCGCAACATTAGAAAAAATTTATAAGAAGGTGGGGAGACCAACGGTGACCCCTCTCTTTAGAAAGGGAGGTCGAACCCCCCTTGCGCGATTTTACAAACTCTCCTTTCCTCAAAATATACCTGATTTTGATTTCTTAAGCCTTTTACTTCTAAAAATTCCTGGGATTAAAACTGTTTCCCCTAATTTTCTTTTGGAACTGGAGACGATTCCCGATGATCCTTATTTCCTCTCTTCTTCTTCCTGGGGGCAGGGGATCCGCGACATGTGGGGGTTGGAGATTATTGGGGCGCCGGAGGCGTGGGAGATCACCACAGGGGATCCTGATTTAATGATTGCTGTTGTCGACTCTGGTCTCGATCTCGACCATCCTGATATTGTGGGTAACGTTTTTTCGAATCTGAGTGAACAAACAGGGTCAACCGGTGTTGATGATGATGGGAATGGTTATCAGGATGATATTCATGGATATGACTTTGTGTCCGAAGATGGTGATCCTTCAGATGATCATGGACATGGAACGCATGTGGCGGGAACGATTGCGGCAGTCGGAGATAATGGGAGTGGAATTGTTGGTGTCCTCTGGAGCGGGAAGATCTTATCGGTCAAGGCCTGTAGTGCCGATGCCCGTTGTCCTTCAGATCTTGTCGCGAATGCTGTTGTGTATGCGGTGGATCAAGGGGCCTCGATCATTAATCTGAGCCTGGGGGGGGTGGGTAGGGTGCCGGCCTTGGAAGAGGCTGTGGAGTATGCCCATTCCAATGGAGTTGTGATTGTTGCTGCTGCCGGAAATAGTCGGACAAATGCAGCGTTTCATTTTCCTTCCTCTTATCCCGGAGCGATTTCTGTTGCGGCGTCAACCTCGCTGGATCAACGCGCCTCTTTTTCCAATTATGGTGTTGAAATAGATGTCGCCGCCCCTGGTGGTGGTGAGGCTGCGGATGTTGACTCAGGTCGGAGCATTCTTTCACTCCGGGCCGAAGGGACAGATATGTATGGAGGGGGAATCCAGATTGTTGGATCCAACTATTATCGTGCCCGAGGAACCAGCATGGCCTCCCCTCATGTAACAGGGGCTGTGGGCCTTCTCTTGAGCCATGATCCGAGTCTCACGCCCGAAGAGATTCGACAGAGGTTACGGATGAGTGCTGAAGACATTGAGGAGACGGGCTGGGATCTGGAGGTCGGCTATGGACGCTTGAATCTCCCGAGAACCCTTCTTGAACAACCAACCTGCGAGGCGGTGATCTCTTCGCCCCAGAATTATGCCATTCTCAGAGAAGATGAGGTGATGATCGAGGGGCAAGTGGGTGGTCGGGATTTTTCACGTTTTACATTGGAATGGGGGAGGGGGATGTCTGCTGTCGAATGGGTTACGATTGCAGAAGGGGCGGCTCCCATAGCGGAAGGGCTCATCGGAGAACTTTCCCTCGACCCCTCTCAAATCGGGGGGCAGTCACTGCGGCTTCGTGTCTATGATGATGAAGGAAGACTCTGTGGAGAAGAGCGGCGATTTTTTCAGTACGCTCCTTTGAGGGCAAGGGTTTCTATCCGAGAGGCGATCAGCGAACAGAGATTGGGTTTTTCCTTGGCTGCTGGTGATCTGGATCATGATGGGAAGGCTGATCTTCTGATCGGTGCCCCTTCCTGCGAGAGCCCTTATCAATGCTCTTCGATGACTAATGAGGATGGCGAGGTTTATCTGGTTTATGGAGGGACCTCTGGATTAGGGCACGATGTCTCTGTTGGCGATGTCACACTCTTCCCTGTTTCCTGGAGGGATGACGCGTCCCACCGTTTAGGTGTCTCTTTGGAAATTGCTGACATCAATGGCGATAGTTATGGGGATATTCTGATGGGGATACCGGGTGCTGCGGACAATGGTGTCTTCTCAGGGAAGATCTGTCTTTTTCTCGGAGGGGCACGTTCTTCATCAACCTGGACTCGGGAAATGTCTCTGACGACTGCCGATTATTGTTTCTATGGTGAGGAGGCGGGAGACCGTTTGGGATACCATCTCACAACCGGGGATTTTGATGGAGATGGGGCAAGAGATATCGCAACCAGTGCTTGTGGTCATGATGAGGCGGGGTCTGATTTTGGGAAGGTCTACATCATTTATGGGAGAGATCGATCTTCGTGGGGAGTTTCCGCAGGCATTGAGGGATCGAGTGGAACCTCTCTCACCGGTACTGCCTCGATCAGTTTTCGATGTAGTGACTCTTATTTCGGGGAGGGAATCGATATCAGTCGTGCCGGAGATTTTAATGGAGATGGGATCGATGATCTCGTGATCGGGAATCCTGTGACGATTCAAGAGAGGACTTATCTTTTTTTAGGGAATCGCAGTGGTATCCCGAGTGGTTCTTTTTCAGATGCCACGCTGATTTTAGAGAGTTCCGCCTATGATTACTTTGGGATCACGGCATTGGGTGTTGGTGATATGAATGGAGACGGATTGGATGAAATTATGGTGGGGAGTGATGGTTTATTCGTCTTTGGAGTTCTGGGGGCGGCACATCTCTTCTTGGGTGATTCCACCCTCACTGGAATCTATGATTATACAGAGCTTCCCCACGCTGTTTTTTCCACAATCTCTTCTTTCGATCGCGGGGGACGCGTTATCCAGAGGTTGGGAGATCTCAATGAAGATGGATTGGATGATATCGCTCTCGGGGCCAGTGGCTCCGATCTCCTGGGAGGTTTTTCTTCCGGGATTGCCTACGTTCGCTTGGGTTCGCCTTCTTTTAGCTCAGACATTTTCCCTCATATCGCGAGTTATGTTTTGAAGGATGGTGAAGAAGAGAGCATTCTTTCAAGACCGACACAATTTGGGAGGAGCATTGTGAGTGGAGATTTTGATGGGGATGGAGATCTGGATATCGCCGTCTCGGCAGCGGGAGACCATTCAACCGTCTATCTCTTTTTCCCTGCAGATCGATGTGGTGATGGCGTGATCGATTTTCAGGAAGGGTGTGACGATGGGAATACCCTGGATGGTGATGGGTGCAGCTCTTCCTGTCAGACAGAAGCTATCTGTGGTGACGGTCTCTTGAGCGAAGGCGAAGAGTGTGATGATGGGAATACAGAATTGGAAGCTTGCGTTTACGGTCTCACCTCCTGTGACGTCTGTGATTCCACCTGTCATCTTCGATCGGGAGAGACCTCTTTTTGTGGTGATGGGGAGCTGGATTCTTTGCAGGGAGAAGAATGTGATAATGGGGCGTTGAATAATGATTCTCTCCCGGATGCCTGTCGTGCGAACTGTCAATCGGCCCGTTGTGGAGATAGTGTTCGTGACTCCGGGGAACGATGCGATGACGGGAACCGGGATGATCGAGATGGTTGTACGGTGACATGCTGGAGCTGTATTGGACGTGGTCAGCCGGCAGGAGTCTTTGGTATTCCAGGGCAGGAATGTTGTCCGGGGCTTGAACTCAATCGGACAGG
- a CDS encoding haloacid dehalogenase-like hydrolase, with protein MNRSRLYFGLGVATSAGAIELWFGVRKIWRDHQEHKKGVRVPPDLYFNEKGAQELAQATEPRSLLNPNDLKTVFKLTDTEASRVYHQLISRREGETFRHPLFINFNHLPIRSASQCADGGTPRENGTEESCFVVKTTRDYSDYFPGNSWTSQNLEKIRAWLRSLELWTPASLITFTDCDDTLWAQGVNYAVLRTAVDMKLVPKERAEELNARYNRGDHDQAYAYMTEEVYAGLTLNQVYAAFQKAKTSPFFPKVYDEMRQLVNHLWGQGITVGYVSAAPFFISAPMLEESGFNAPLWAIEGNDVFVVPPDNPSATPVKLSNLVQSGGFKNWAEVLGKLGGYKIVSREMDQIVSRKGKGTAARSILERHVIDWNNHRKTNVSSQVRVAGVFGDNFAPFSDLQWSKPIENGNDQGMIRAAPLMPGALLLNITEVEETEKGIALSKKGRKKLDEFNAFRGQLELTEPNLIPLSQQAIRTRGVFSQ; from the coding sequence ATGAATCGAAGTCGTCTCTATTTTGGCCTCGGTGTCGCCACATCGGCAGGTGCCATTGAACTGTGGTTCGGGGTGAGAAAAATCTGGCGTGACCATCAAGAGCACAAAAAAGGGGTGCGCGTCCCTCCCGATCTCTATTTCAATGAGAAGGGTGCTCAGGAGCTCGCTCAGGCTACCGAACCCCGCTCCCTTCTGAACCCAAACGATCTAAAGACCGTTTTTAAATTGACCGATACGGAAGCTAGCCGTGTCTACCACCAGCTCATCAGTCGCCGTGAGGGGGAAACATTTCGTCATCCGCTTTTTATCAATTTCAACCACCTCCCGATCCGGAGCGCCTCACAATGTGCGGATGGCGGAACGCCTCGGGAGAATGGAACCGAAGAGAGCTGTTTTGTCGTGAAGACCACTCGGGACTACAGTGATTATTTCCCAGGCAACTCATGGACCTCACAAAACTTGGAAAAGATCAGGGCATGGTTACGTTCTCTGGAACTCTGGACTCCGGCATCCCTCATTACCTTCACCGATTGCGATGACACCCTCTGGGCACAGGGGGTCAATTACGCGGTCTTGAGGACCGCTGTCGATATGAAGCTTGTCCCGAAAGAAAGGGCGGAGGAGCTCAATGCCCGATACAATCGTGGCGATCATGATCAGGCCTACGCCTACATGACAGAAGAGGTCTATGCCGGTCTGACGCTGAACCAGGTCTACGCCGCCTTTCAAAAGGCAAAAACAAGTCCATTTTTTCCAAAAGTCTATGATGAGATGAGACAACTCGTAAATCATCTCTGGGGACAAGGGATCACGGTCGGTTACGTCTCTGCAGCTCCATTTTTTATCTCAGCCCCGATGCTGGAGGAATCAGGATTTAACGCCCCCTTGTGGGCTATTGAAGGAAACGATGTCTTTGTCGTCCCTCCCGACAATCCATCAGCCACACCGGTCAAATTATCGAATCTCGTCCAATCAGGCGGATTCAAAAACTGGGCTGAAGTCCTTGGCAAGCTTGGCGGGTACAAAATTGTCTCTCGAGAGATGGACCAGATCGTGAGTCGGAAGGGAAAGGGGACAGCGGCACGATCGATCCTGGAACGCCATGTCATCGACTGGAATAATCATCGAAAAACCAACGTCTCCTCTCAAGTAAGGGTTGCCGGGGTTTTTGGCGATAATTTCGCCCCCTTTAGCGACCTGCAGTGGTCGAAGCCGATCGAGAACGGAAACGATCAAGGGATGATCCGGGCAGCACCACTGATGCCGGGCGCCCTTCTCCTCAATATCACAGAGGTTGAAGAGACAGAAAAAGGGATCGCTCTTAGTAAAAAAGGACGAAAAAAATTAGATGAATTTAATGCATTTCGGGGACAACTTGAACTCACCGAACCTAACCTAATCCCACTCAGTCAGCAGGCGATCCGAACGCGTGGTGTTTTTTCTCAATAA